AACCTAGATGCTGATATAGCATATAATGCTGCCCTTTTGCATGATATCGGAAGATACAAAGGTTTTACCAAATCGGTCATTCATTCCTATGATGGTTATATGTATATGAATGATTTAGGGTATACAGGAAACGCTGTTATTTGTGTTACACACTCATTCCCATGCAAAAATGAACATATAGATATCGCAGCGGAGTGGAGTCTCGTTCCTGACCATATGAGAATCCAGTTAGTTGAAATATTGAATGAACATTGTAACTACGATTTATACAATAAAGTAATTACTCTTTGTGATGCTCTTGCTGACGCGGATGGTTTTACTACGCTGGAAAGAAGATTGATTTCCGTTGGTTTACGTCATGGTACAACGTCTCATACATCATTACATTGGAAAGGGTTTTATGCAATTAAGAAAGAATTAGAAGCTTTAATCGGTAAAAGCATATACACAGTTCTTCCTGATGTAGAGAATTCGATTTATGAAGATATAGAATATTAAAGTGAATAAAAATTTAATCTCACATAAAAAACGTTTTAAACTTTATGTTTAAAACGTTTTTTTATTCAATGCTTTTGATTTTTCAGTTCTGTTAAACATTCCTGTACTAAAGTTACCGCTTGACTCATTGCAGCTCCGCCAGCAAATGCTGCTGATACACCACACGCTTCCAGAATTTCTTTATCTGAACACCCTTGATCAAGACAACCTTTTGTATGATAAACGGTACAATATTCATCTTGCGTTGCTAGACTAATTCCTAATGCAATAAGTTGTTTTTCTCTTTTAGTTAAAGAGCCCTCTTGAAAACAAGCTTGCGTGAATGCATTATATGTTTCAGCAATTTCAGGAATTTGGTTTGTAAAACTACCGATCCCTTCTTTATAATGATGTAGAACGTCATTTACTGAACTATGTTGTTCGTGTTCCATTTTATTATTACCTCCATTCCAATTATGTGTACCTATTGTAGTATGTGATGAAAAGAAGGCAATATACACCACCTAAAAAGAATGAATATTCAGTTTATTATAACTATAATTTCAGACTATCATCCACTACTGATTGTTCTTTATAGTTTTTCCTTTCAATCTCTTTACTTCTCTCCTCCCAAAAAACTAATCCTTCAATCCCAACTTTTTTAGGATCAAACACTGGATCTTTCCCTTCTTTTTTCTGTGCTTCATAATCTTTTAACACTTTTAATGCGATTTTACTTAATAATAGAATCGCGATTAAGTTTAACCATGCCATACTACCGATTCCTAAATCTCCAAGATTCCATAAAAGCGATGCTGATTCTACGCTACCGATGTAAACCATAATTAAAAATCCAATTTTCAAAACTGGTTTTAACCAGCTATGTTTAAGCTCACGATCTAAATAAGTAAGTGTCGTTTCAGCGATATAGTAGTATGCGAGTAATGTTGTAAATGCGAAGAAGAAAATTGCGATTGAAACGAATAATGGACCAAACCCTGTCATAACGGTTTCAACTGCTTGCTGTGTATAAATTGGACCTGCGTCAACATTCCCTATATTCTTTACGATAGCGCTTTTTCCTTCAGGTATAACATTATACATACCTGTTATTAAAATCATAAGAGCTGTCGCTGTACAAACAACAATTGTATCAATATATACAGAAAACGCTTGAACTAACCCTTGTTTTGCAGGATGAGATACTTCAGCAGCAGCGGAGCTATACGTCGCTTCTCCAACACCAGCAACATTCGAAAATACAGCACGCTTTACGCCCCATGCAATTGCTGCACCGACAATTCCACCAAACATTTCATTTACACCAAAAGCACTAGAGAAAATTAATGCAAACATACTTGGAATTTCTGTTACATTCGCAATTAATACGATACATGTAACAAATACATAACCAATTGCCATAAATGGAACAAGCATTTGCGAAACGCCAGCAATTCTCTTCACGCCGCCAAAAATGATTGCTGCTAATAATACGACTAACGATATACCAGTTATATACTTGCTAATGCCATTGGAGTTTTCAAATCCAACGGCGATACTACTAGATTGAATACCTGGTAATAAAACGCCATATGAAAGTGTTACAACGACCGCGACAATAACTGCAAACCATTTCATTTTCAAGCCTTTTTCAATGAAATAAGGTGTACCACCGCGGTATTCATTTCCAACTTTACTTTTATATACTTGAGATAATGTTGATTCAACAAAAGCACTAGCTGCTCCTAAAAGAGCCATTATCCACATCCAAAATACAGCTCCAGGTCCGCCAAAAGCGATAGCTGTCGCGACCCCTGCAATATTACCTATTCCAACCCTACCTGATAAGGCTAAACAAAATGCTTGAAAGGATGAAATTCCCGTCTCCGAGCTCTTCCCTTC
This Bacillus paramycoides DNA region includes the following protein-coding sequences:
- a CDS encoding HD domain-containing protein → MKYILDRTYAKELLEWAYKQNPGPWFEHSINVAQATENIIIELIKNGYNLDADIAYNAALLHDIGRYKGFTKSVIHSYDGYMYMNDLGYTGNAVICVTHSFPCKNEHIDIAAEWSLVPDHMRIQLVEILNEHCNYDLYNKVITLCDALADADGFTTLERRLISVGLRHGTTSHTSLHWKGFYAIKKELEALIGKSIYTVLPDVENSIYEDIEY
- a CDS encoding carboxymuconolactone decarboxylase, whose amino-acid sequence is MVYIAFFSSHTTIGTHNWNGGNNKMEHEQHSSVNDVLHHYKEGIGSFTNQIPEIAETYNAFTQACFQEGSLTKREKQLIALGISLATQDEYCTVYHTKGCLDQGCSDKEILEACGVSAAFAGGAAMSQAVTLVQECLTELKNQKH
- a CDS encoding alanine/glycine:cation symporter family protein; the encoded protein is MEQLVEWFVGQVWSIGLVVFALGAGVYFTIVTRFLQIRYFKEMIKLLFEGKSSETGISSFQAFCLALSGRVGIGNIAGVATAIAFGGPGAVFWMWIMALLGAASAFVESTLSQVYKSKVGNEYRGGTPYFIEKGLKMKWFAVIVAVVVTLSYGVLLPGIQSSSIAVGFENSNGISKYITGISLVVLLAAIIFGGVKRIAGVSQMLVPFMAIGYVFVTCIVLIANVTEIPSMFALIFSSAFGVNEMFGGIVGAAIAWGVKRAVFSNVAGVGEATYSSAAAEVSHPAKQGLVQAFSVYIDTIVVCTATALMILITGMYNVIPEGKSAIVKNIGNVDAGPIYTQQAVETVMTGFGPLFVSIAIFFFAFTTLLAYYYIAETTLTYLDRELKHSWLKPVLKIGFLIMVYIGSVESASLLWNLGDLGIGSMAWLNLIAILLLSKIALKVLKDYEAQKKEGKDPVFDPKKVGIEGLVFWEERSKEIERKNYKEQSVVDDSLKL